In Gammaproteobacteria bacterium, the sequence GGAGGTGCTGGAGGCGATCAAGGAACTCTGAGCAGGGCAAGACCAGCGTTACCTATCGAAGCTGAACGGGGAACACGCGAGTGACCAAGAAAACAGCAACGCGAGACCAGAACAGGCTGTTCGTGCTCGACACCAATGTGCTGATGCACGATCCCAGCGCCATCTTCCGCTTCCAGGAGCACGACATCTTCATTCCGATGGTCGTGCTGGAGGAACTCGACAATGGCAAGAAAGGCATGTCGGAAGCTGCCCGCAATGTCCGCCAGGTGTCCCGTTTCCTGGACGAGATGATGCAGGGCATCAGCGCCGAGCAGATCGACGCCGGCCTGCCGATTCCGGGCGTGCATGGCAACCTCGGCTCCGCCGCTGCGGAGCTCGGCCGGCTGTTTTTCCAGACGAGGCCCCTGCCCTCTCTACTGCCCGACACCCTGCCCGGCAACAAGCCGGACAACACCATCCTTGGTACGACGCTGGCCTTGCAGAAAGAGAACCCCGATCGCCAGGTCGTGCTGGTTTCCAAGGACATCAACCTGCGCATCAAGGCGGCCGTGGTCGGCATTACCGCGGAGGACTACTTCAATGACCGCACGGTCGACGATGTCGACCTGCTGTTCACCGGCGTCGAGACCCTGGAACGCGATTTCTGGGAACAACACAGCCAGGACATGGAATCCTGGCAGGAGCGCGGCAAGACCCTCTACCGCATTCACGGACCCAGCATCGAAACCTGGTATCCGAACCAGTGCCTGGTCATCGATGGTGACCAGCCGCTGGAAGCACGCGTGGTACAGAAGGATACCGATGGCGCGGTGATCGAGACGCTGCGCGACTATCGCTCCCAGCGAAACCCGGTGTGGGGCATCAATGCCCGCAATCGCGAGCAGAACTTCGCCCTCAACCTGCTGATGGACCCGGAGGTGGATTTCGTCTCGCTGCTCGGTGTGGCGGGTACCGGCAAGACACTGCTGACGCTCGCTGCAGGACTGGCGCAGACACTGGAAAACAACCTGTACCAGGAAATCATCATGACCCGCGTCACGGTGCCCCTGGGCGAGGACATCGGTTTCCTCCCAGGCACCGAAGAAGAAAAGATGACGCCGTGGATGGGCGCCCTGATGGACAACCTCGAGGTATTGACCAAATCCGAGGACGGTGGCGAATGGGGGCGTGCGGCAACCAACGACCTGCTTCGCTCACGCA encodes:
- a CDS encoding PhoH family protein, which encodes MHDPSAIFRFQEHDIFIPMVVLEELDNGKKGMSEAARNVRQVSRFLDEMMQGISAEQIDAGLPIPGVHGNLGSAAAELGRLFFQTRPLPSLLPDTLPGNKPDNTILGTTLALQKENPDRQVVLVSKDINLRIKAAVVGITAEDYFNDRTVDDVDLLFTGVETLERDFWEQHSQDMESWQERGKTLYRIHGPSIETWYPNQCLVIDGDQPLEARVVQKDTDGAVIETLRDYRSQRNPVWGINARNREQNFALNLLMDPEVDFVSLLGVAGTGKTLLTLAAGLAQTLENNLYQEIIMTRVTVPLGEDIGFLPGTEEEKMTPWMGALMDNLEVLTKSEDGGEWGRAATNDLLRSRIKIRSMNFMRGRTFLSRYIILDEAQNLTPKQMRALITRAGPGTKIVCLGNVAQIDTPYLTETTSGLTYVVDRFKNWGHSGHITLLRGERSRLADYATEIL